One genomic window of Luteitalea pratensis includes the following:
- a CDS encoding cupin domain-containing protein: MPLYRWDEIALEKVTEMVSRKVVRGEREVLTQVYLKKGALVPLHAHDEEQMTYVLQGALQFLVGGEDVRVEEGEVLHIPSGVAHQAVALDDTFVLGVFSPVNVKPS, from the coding sequence ATGCCCTTGTACCGGTGGGACGAGATCGCCCTCGAGAAGGTGACCGAGATGGTGTCACGCAAGGTCGTGCGTGGCGAGCGCGAGGTGCTGACGCAGGTCTACCTGAAGAAGGGCGCGCTCGTACCGCTGCACGCGCACGACGAGGAGCAGATGACATACGTGCTGCAGGGTGCCCTGCAGTTCCTCGTCGGTGGCGAGGACGTACGCGTCGAAGAGGGCGAAGTGCTGCACATCCCGAGCGGGGTGGCGCACCAGGCCGTCGCCCTCGACGACACGTTCGTACTCGGCGTGTTCAGTCCGGTGAACGTCAAGCCGTCCTGA
- a CDS encoding GatB/YqeY domain-containing protein: MTDATLPARLNTDIATAMRARDQETLDALRMLKTALTNKRVELTRDLDDLEALQVVTALVKQRRDSVSQFAAAGRQELADKEQREAGILERYLPAALDAAALAALIDEAVRESGATSARDMGKVMKALMPRLAGQVVDGKAVNEQVKARLGAG, translated from the coding sequence ATGACCGACGCCACCCTGCCCGCGCGTTTGAACACCGACATCGCCACGGCCATGCGGGCGCGCGATCAGGAGACCCTCGACGCGCTGCGGATGCTCAAGACGGCGCTGACCAACAAGCGCGTCGAACTGACCCGCGACCTCGATGATCTCGAGGCACTCCAGGTGGTGACCGCGCTCGTCAAGCAGCGGCGCGACAGCGTCAGTCAGTTTGCCGCGGCCGGGCGTCAGGAACTCGCCGACAAGGAGCAGCGTGAGGCCGGGATCCTCGAACGCTATCTTCCTGCCGCGCTCGATGCGGCGGCGCTCGCGGCGCTCATCGACGAGGCCGTGCGCGAAAGCGGTGCGACGAGCGCCAGGGACATGGGCAAGGTGATGAAGGCGTTGATGCCGCGGCTGGCCGGGCAGGTCGTCGACGGCAAGGCCGTGAACGAACAGGTGAAGGCGCGCCTCGGGGCCGGGTGA
- a CDS encoding CRTAC1 family protein has protein sequence MSAPLRVSTLTALLLVVVAGVAPDGSAWLSQPGVATVPRFDNVQPQSGITFVLAHAPTAAKRLIETMPGGLAAFDYDGDGRVDLFFANGNAAPTGAKSDASFHNRLYRNLGGFRFEDTTAAAGLQGRGYAMGAAVADYDNDGDPDVFVPGVGQPTLYRNLGNGRFEDVTATAGITPSAWSVAAAWTDVDKDGRLDLFVVNYLDWNEKADRFCGDRMRDLRVYCHPKFYPGLPNQLYRNRGDGTFEDISRSSGIAAHIGKGMSVGVGDFDADGRDDLFVTNDGVPNFLFRNVDGKRFEETALLAGVALPGFGRPVSSMGVAVKDVTGDGRPDLLVTALKGETFPLFVNDGGMTFHDGTHQARLAGPSSQRSGWGVSLVDLDNDGRPDIVTANSHVNDLIDQFEASSYKEPNTILLNRGNGFEDATAQAGDAFGRTAAAHRGLVAADLDDDGRQDVVTTSLGAPVEVWRNGGPAGHWLRIVLRGRASNRDGIGATITVGDRRFSMTSASGYASSVLQGVHVGLGSATSVPRIEVHWPSGRRQVVDVTGVDRIVEVTEPEA, from the coding sequence TTGTCAGCCCCGCTTCGCGTCTCGACACTCACTGCCCTGCTGCTGGTCGTCGTGGCCGGGGTTGCGCCAGACGGTAGCGCCTGGCTATCCCAGCCGGGCGTAGCCACTGTTCCCCGTTTCGACAACGTGCAACCACAGAGCGGCATCACGTTCGTCCTGGCCCACGCACCGACGGCCGCCAAGCGCCTCATCGAGACGATGCCGGGCGGCTTGGCCGCCTTCGATTACGACGGAGACGGCCGGGTCGATCTCTTCTTCGCCAACGGCAACGCCGCCCCCACGGGTGCCAAGTCCGACGCCTCGTTCCACAACCGGCTCTATCGCAACCTCGGCGGTTTCAGGTTCGAGGACACGACTGCTGCGGCAGGCCTGCAGGGTCGGGGCTACGCGATGGGCGCGGCCGTGGCCGACTACGACAACGACGGCGACCCCGACGTGTTCGTGCCCGGCGTCGGACAGCCGACGCTGTACCGGAACCTCGGCAACGGACGCTTCGAGGACGTCACCGCGACCGCCGGCATCACGCCCTCTGCCTGGTCTGTGGCGGCGGCGTGGACCGACGTCGACAAGGACGGGCGGCTCGATCTGTTCGTCGTCAATTACCTGGACTGGAACGAGAAGGCCGATCGCTTCTGTGGCGATCGGATGCGCGACCTGCGTGTCTATTGCCACCCGAAGTTCTACCCGGGGCTGCCCAACCAGCTGTACCGCAACCGCGGTGACGGCACCTTCGAAGACATCTCGAGGTCGAGTGGCATCGCGGCGCACATCGGCAAGGGAATGAGCGTCGGCGTCGGCGACTTCGACGCCGACGGGCGTGACGATCTGTTTGTCACCAACGACGGCGTGCCCAACTTCCTCTTCCGGAACGTCGACGGCAAGCGCTTCGAAGAGACGGCCTTGCTGGCAGGCGTGGCGCTGCCCGGCTTCGGGCGACCGGTGTCGAGCATGGGCGTCGCCGTGAAGGACGTCACCGGCGACGGCCGGCCGGATCTGCTCGTCACCGCCCTGAAGGGTGAGACGTTCCCGCTGTTTGTCAACGACGGCGGGATGACCTTCCACGACGGCACGCACCAGGCGAGGCTCGCCGGCCCGAGCAGCCAACGCAGCGGCTGGGGCGTGAGCCTCGTCGATCTGGACAACGACGGCCGGCCCGACATCGTCACGGCCAATTCGCACGTCAACGACCTCATCGACCAGTTCGAGGCATCGAGTTACAAGGAACCCAACACCATCCTGCTGAATCGCGGCAACGGCTTCGAGGACGCGACCGCGCAGGCCGGTGACGCATTCGGACGCACCGCCGCGGCGCATCGCGGGCTGGTGGCCGCGGACCTGGACGACGATGGGCGGCAGGACGTGGTGACGACCAGCCTGGGTGCGCCGGTTGAAGTGTGGAGGAACGGCGGCCCCGCCGGTCACTGGCTGCGCATCGTCCTGCGCGGCCGGGCATCGAATCGCGACGGGATCGGCGCGACCATCACCGTCGGCGACCGACGCTTCTCGATGACGTCAGCGTCAGGTTACGCGTCTTCGGTGCTGCAGGGCGTGCACGTCGGACTCGGGTCGGCCACGAGCGTGCCCCGCATCGAGGTGCACTGGCCGTCGGGGCGAAGGCAGGTCGTCGATGTGACGGGCGTGGACCGGATCGTGGAGGTCACGGAACCGGAGGCGTGA
- a CDS encoding DegT/DnrJ/EryC1/StrS family aminotransferase, translated as MTASDVRVPFLSLKPGEDADALRAAVNRVIDRGWFILGPELEALEAEFAAASGAAHAVGVNTGTDAIALLLRAMGIGPGDEVITAPLSAAYTALAVMMAGARPVFADIDPERHTIDPAAVSAAITPRTAAIMPVHLYGQPADMTSLAAIATRHGLALVEDAAQAHLATCEGRPVGSFGAGAAFSFYPTKNLGALGDAGAITTGNATLADRLRRLRNGGQRTTYQHDEFGVNSRLDEMQAAILRERLQRLPAWTAQRRAIAAHYRARVAGPSVHVPREFDAGHVYHLFVVRTPKRDAFRAHMATQGVQTLVHYPKALTQQAAILSESPASCPEAERAADEVCSLPLYPSLSMADADLVADAVQSFAG; from the coding sequence ATGACCGCTTCCGACGTACGCGTGCCGTTCCTGTCGTTGAAGCCGGGCGAGGATGCCGATGCGCTCCGGGCCGCCGTGAACCGGGTCATCGATCGGGGATGGTTCATCCTCGGCCCCGAACTCGAGGCACTCGAGGCCGAGTTTGCCGCGGCCAGTGGCGCCGCCCACGCGGTCGGCGTGAACACGGGCACCGACGCCATCGCCCTGCTGTTGCGCGCGATGGGGATCGGTCCAGGCGACGAGGTGATCACGGCCCCGCTGTCGGCGGCCTACACCGCGCTCGCGGTGATGATGGCGGGGGCGCGGCCGGTGTTTGCCGACATCGACCCCGAACGCCACACGATCGACCCGGCCGCGGTCAGTGCCGCGATCACGCCGCGCACCGCCGCCATCATGCCCGTTCACCTCTATGGGCAACCGGCCGACATGACTTCGCTCGCCGCGATCGCGACGCGCCATGGACTGGCGCTGGTCGAGGACGCCGCGCAAGCGCACCTGGCGACCTGTGAGGGGCGCCCGGTCGGGTCGTTCGGCGCAGGAGCGGCGTTCAGTTTCTATCCCACCAAGAACCTGGGTGCGTTGGGGGATGCTGGAGCGATCACGACCGGCAACGCGACTCTGGCCGATCGACTCAGACGCCTGCGCAACGGCGGCCAGCGCACGACCTATCAACACGACGAGTTCGGCGTGAATTCGCGGCTCGACGAAATGCAGGCCGCGATCCTTCGCGAACGCCTGCAACGGTTGCCGGCGTGGACGGCGCAGCGCCGCGCCATCGCCGCGCACTACCGGGCCCGTGTGGCCGGGCCGTCCGTGCACGTGCCCCGCGAGTTCGACGCCGGTCACGTCTATCACCTGTTCGTGGTACGCACGCCCAAGCGCGACGCGTTCCGGGCACACATGGCGACGCAGGGCGTGCAGACCCTGGTGCACTACCCGAAAGCGCTCACACAGCAGGCCGCGATCCTGAGCGAATCACCAGCCTCGTGTCCGGAGGCGGAGCGCGCGGCCGACGAGGTGTGTTCGCTGCCGCTGTACCCGTCGCTGTCGATGGCCGACGCAGACCTCGTGGCCGACGCGGTGCAGTCGTTCGCAGGGTAA
- the murJ gene encoding murein biosynthesis integral membrane protein MurJ has product MTSSPGPSLTRAAGLAGSATMASRILGLVREQVLAHAFGASHQMDAFNVAFRLPNLVRDLFAEGAMTAAFVPTFSRTLERDGRDAAWRLGSRAITALLVVTVLIAAVGIVFAEPMTRAFAADFAQVPGKFELTVWLTRLMFPFLPLVAVAVAAMGMLNALGRFFVPALAPAMFNVASIACIVLLVPLMPGFGVAPVTALALAVLAGGLGQVLLQWPQLRREGFRYRFDLAPRDPGLREILLLMGPGTLGVAATQFNVYVNTVLATSQQAGAVSWLNYAFRIMYLPIGLFGVAIASASLPLMSQHAAREDMPALRQTLSHAVRLVLALTVPATFGLIALGVPIVRVIFERGHFLPTDTQSVALALMGYAPGLVGYSAVKVLSPTFYALRDSRTPVIVSVTAVLMNALLSVLLARWLGFVGLSLGTALASLVNACLLLVLLRRRLGPIGIMRLASTLVRITVASAVMGAAAWGLHEWLAMHVIAGHGFVAQVVRVGGSITVAMVVLVLMARLLRIEEFDEASSNVLRRLRGRRAVKETRD; this is encoded by the coding sequence GTGACGTCGTCGCCCGGCCCATCCCTGACCCGTGCCGCGGGGCTCGCCGGCAGCGCGACGATGGCCAGCCGGATTCTGGGGCTGGTGCGGGAACAGGTGCTCGCGCACGCCTTCGGCGCCAGCCACCAGATGGACGCCTTCAACGTGGCGTTCCGGCTGCCGAACCTCGTCCGCGATCTCTTCGCGGAGGGCGCGATGACGGCCGCGTTCGTGCCCACGTTCAGTCGCACGCTCGAACGTGACGGCCGCGACGCCGCCTGGAGGCTCGGCAGCCGCGCCATCACCGCCCTCCTCGTCGTCACCGTCCTGATCGCCGCCGTCGGCATCGTCTTCGCCGAGCCGATGACGCGCGCCTTCGCCGCCGACTTCGCGCAGGTCCCTGGCAAGTTCGAACTGACCGTGTGGTTGACGCGGCTCATGTTCCCGTTCCTGCCGCTCGTGGCCGTCGCGGTAGCGGCGATGGGCATGCTGAACGCGCTCGGCCGCTTCTTCGTCCCGGCGCTGGCGCCGGCCATGTTCAACGTCGCCTCGATCGCCTGCATCGTCCTGCTGGTGCCGTTGATGCCAGGCTTCGGCGTGGCGCCGGTGACGGCGCTCGCGTTGGCAGTGCTGGCTGGCGGCCTCGGGCAGGTGCTGCTGCAGTGGCCGCAGTTGCGGCGCGAGGGATTCCGGTACCGGTTCGATCTCGCACCGCGCGATCCGGGGCTGCGCGAGATCCTCCTGTTGATGGGCCCGGGCACGCTCGGAGTGGCCGCCACGCAGTTCAACGTGTACGTGAACACGGTGCTGGCGACCAGCCAGCAGGCTGGCGCCGTTTCCTGGCTCAATTACGCGTTCCGCATCATGTACCTGCCCATCGGACTCTTCGGTGTCGCCATCGCGAGCGCGTCACTGCCGCTGATGTCGCAGCACGCCGCGCGCGAGGACATGCCGGCCCTGCGGCAGACGCTCTCGCACGCCGTGCGCCTGGTGCTGGCGCTCACGGTGCCAGCGACCTTCGGATTGATCGCGCTCGGGGTGCCGATCGTGCGGGTGATCTTCGAGCGTGGGCATTTCCTGCCGACCGACACCCAGTCGGTAGCACTCGCGCTGATGGGATACGCGCCGGGACTGGTCGGCTACTCCGCGGTGAAGGTGCTCTCCCCGACGTTCTACGCGCTGCGCGACAGCCGCACGCCGGTGATCGTCAGCGTCACGGCGGTGTTGATGAACGCGCTCCTCAGCGTGCTGCTCGCGCGGTGGCTCGGGTTCGTGGGGCTCAGCCTCGGCACGGCACTGGCCTCCCTTGTGAACGCCTGCCTGCTGCTGGTGCTGTTACGGCGGCGCCTGGGGCCGATCGGCATCATGCGGCTGGCGTCGACACTCGTGCGCATCACGGTGGCGAGCGCCGTGATGGGGGCGGCAGCGTGGGGCCTGCACGAATGGCTCGCCATGCACGTGATCGCCGGACACGGGTTCGTCGCGCAGGTGGTGCGTGTCGGCGGAAGCATCACCGTCGCAATGGTGGTGCTGGTCCTGATGGCGCGCCTGCTGCGGATCGAGGAGTTCGACGAGGCGTCCAGCAACGTGCTGCGACGGCTGCGCGGGCGCCGGGCCGTGAAAGAGACCCGTGACTGA
- a CDS encoding rhomboid family intramembrane serine protease encodes MARSPYSRVSYQFGPGPVTPAVKALLIANGVSFLVQVALPSVTTVGGLTPAAVLESFWIWQPFTYMFLHAGLTHLVFNMLALWMFGVELERIWGTRAFARFYLLCGLGAAAATIGAALLPFGFADFLYLTPTVGASGAIYGLLAAFGMMFADRPIYMYFLFPVPARIFVLITGAITLLLSVTSSGGQMAHLAHLGGLVTGWALLMRGRGGLAAELKYRYTKWRLQRARRRFDVHQGGRGGGWNVH; translated from the coding sequence GTGGCCCGATCACCGTACAGCCGCGTGTCCTACCAGTTCGGGCCTGGGCCGGTGACGCCTGCCGTCAAGGCCCTGCTCATCGCCAACGGCGTGTCGTTCCTGGTCCAGGTCGCGCTGCCGTCGGTGACGACCGTCGGCGGCCTCACGCCGGCCGCGGTGCTCGAGTCGTTCTGGATCTGGCAACCGTTCACCTACATGTTCCTGCACGCGGGGCTGACGCACCTCGTGTTCAACATGCTGGCGCTGTGGATGTTCGGCGTCGAACTCGAGCGGATCTGGGGCACGCGGGCGTTTGCCCGCTTCTACCTGCTCTGCGGGCTCGGCGCGGCGGCCGCGACCATCGGCGCGGCGCTGCTGCCCTTCGGCTTCGCCGATTTCTTGTACCTCACCCCGACCGTCGGCGCCTCGGGCGCCATCTACGGCCTGCTGGCGGCATTCGGCATGATGTTCGCGGACCGGCCGATCTACATGTACTTCCTGTTCCCGGTGCCGGCCCGGATCTTCGTGCTGATCACGGGGGCCATCACCCTGCTGCTGTCGGTCACGTCCTCGGGTGGCCAGATGGCACACCTGGCCCACCTCGGCGGGCTGGTCACCGGGTGGGCCCTGCTCATGCGCGGCCGCGGCGGTCTCGCCGCAGAACTGAAGTACCGCTACACCAAGTGGCGCCTCCAGCGAGCGCGACGCCGGTTCGACGTCCACCAGGGTGGCCGCGGCGGCGGCTGGAACGTTCACTGA
- a CDS encoding tetratricopeptide repeat protein: protein MRSSIAALVLVLAAEGGLATVRVSAAHQSPASAGIQGAPTSDAAALRAQGESAMEASRFGDAEAIYLKLVGATPADPIAHMQLGMARAMGGKTADAIGPLREALRLRPDLLPAKLFLGISYMELGHPKEAVGPLRQVVQADKDNPNARQALAEALLTLEQFAEASTQLEALVVSQPQSPQVWAALGRSYEGVAREAFAKLQALDIDSPYVWLLAADVMTIEEKYPQAFSLIRKAQVALPTLPGVHHTLARVYGASGHADWAAVEQKRAEQERPSCDTVPVACAYLTGKLEDVIARTGSASQPAALYWRARAANDLAARSFETLEKLPPSVERYVVRAGIARDQNQPLEAARQLREALKLAPGDPGIERELAGALYAARDFEGALPLLEKLYGLAPDAPDLQVALGEALLQAQQVDRAVGLLTKAVAADPSMLQARASLGRALVQSGAFEEAIPHLEKALAGDVDGSVHYQLAQAMQRTGKPDRAKALLAEYQKRSQAAAPASATTSPDVPAITPPVP, encoded by the coding sequence GTGCGAAGCTCAATCGCTGCCCTCGTGCTCGTCCTCGCTGCCGAGGGTGGCCTCGCCACGGTCAGGGTGTCGGCGGCTCACCAGTCGCCGGCTTCCGCCGGCATTCAGGGGGCCCCGACCTCGGACGCGGCGGCGTTGCGCGCGCAGGGAGAGTCGGCGATGGAGGCGTCGCGGTTCGGAGACGCCGAGGCGATCTACCTGAAGCTGGTGGGTGCGACGCCGGCCGACCCGATCGCTCACATGCAGCTCGGGATGGCTCGGGCGATGGGCGGCAAGACCGCTGACGCGATCGGCCCGCTGCGCGAGGCACTGCGCCTGCGTCCCGACCTGCTTCCGGCGAAGTTGTTCCTGGGCATCTCCTACATGGAGCTGGGACATCCGAAGGAGGCCGTCGGGCCTTTGCGCCAGGTCGTGCAGGCCGACAAGGACAACCCCAACGCACGCCAGGCGCTCGCCGAGGCGCTGCTGACGCTCGAGCAGTTCGCCGAGGCAAGCACCCAGCTCGAGGCGCTCGTCGTGAGCCAGCCGCAGTCGCCGCAGGTGTGGGCTGCGCTCGGCCGCAGCTACGAAGGCGTGGCCCGCGAGGCGTTCGCGAAACTGCAGGCACTCGACATCGACTCGCCGTACGTATGGCTGTTGGCCGCCGACGTGATGACCATCGAGGAGAAGTACCCGCAGGCGTTTTCGTTGATTCGCAAGGCGCAGGTCGCGCTGCCGACGCTCCCCGGCGTGCATCACACGCTCGCGCGTGTGTACGGCGCGAGCGGCCACGCCGACTGGGCCGCCGTCGAGCAGAAGCGCGCAGAGCAAGAGCGGCCGTCCTGCGACACGGTGCCCGTGGCGTGCGCCTACCTGACCGGAAAGCTGGAGGACGTGATCGCGCGCACGGGATCCGCGTCCCAACCGGCGGCGTTGTACTGGAGGGCACGCGCTGCCAATGATCTCGCCGCGCGATCCTTCGAGACATTGGAGAAGCTGCCGCCCTCGGTGGAGCGGTACGTGGTGCGCGCGGGCATCGCCCGCGACCAGAACCAGCCGCTCGAGGCCGCGAGGCAGTTGCGTGAGGCACTGAAGCTCGCCCCGGGCGATCCCGGCATCGAACGGGAACTGGCCGGCGCGCTCTATGCGGCGCGCGACTTCGAGGGCGCGCTGCCGTTGCTCGAGAAGCTGTACGGCCTGGCCCCAGACGCTCCTGACCTGCAGGTGGCGCTCGGCGAGGCACTGTTACAGGCGCAGCAGGTGGATCGTGCCGTCGGGCTGCTGACCAAGGCGGTTGCGGCAGACCCGTCGATGTTGCAGGCGCGCGCGTCGCTCGGGCGCGCGCTGGTGCAGTCGGGCGCATTCGAGGAGGCCATCCCCCACCTCGAGAAGGCGCTGGCCGGCGATGTCGATGGCAGCGTGCACTACCAGTTGGCGCAGGCCATGCAACGCACCGGCAAGCCGGATCGGGCCAAGGCCCTCCTCGCCGAATACCAGAAGCGATCGCAGGCCGCGGCGCCGGCGTCGGCGACGACGTCGCCGGACGTGCCCGCCATCACGCCTCCGGTTCCGTGA
- a CDS encoding MFS transporter encodes MTERAGPTLVDGRPLGVVSSAHFMVDAFSNMYAPLLPLLMPRLGMSLQAAGTLMMVFQAAASLSQLAFGRLADRGHARALLVAGPLVSATVLSLIGLVQRQALLAVVLVCGGLGVAAFHPPGAMVAHTAGRARPGTAMSVFVTSGSIGFALSPLLVANAAGRYGLGATVWFLLPGVACALLFARAVPALPLAPHRPHGGGLRALRPQARNLFLLYLLVVLRTVVSLSFATFVPVLLTRQGMSVGEAGTAMALYLFMSGIGGFWGGRLSDSFGPRRVIVWSLLLATPFLLMAPQTQGWAFAGLLAIGGLFLQSTLPVNVSFGQALAPHSAATVSSLMMGVAWGTGGMLVPVTGMVADALGLPTTLTILAVLPLCAAALATQLPAAPPLPMHVEPVEVNVAAIDPSADDDARTSEPA; translated from the coding sequence GTGACTGAGCGCGCGGGTCCCACACTCGTCGACGGTCGCCCGCTTGGCGTCGTCTCCTCGGCGCACTTCATGGTGGATGCCTTCTCCAACATGTATGCGCCGTTGCTGCCGTTGCTGATGCCGCGGCTCGGGATGAGCCTGCAGGCCGCCGGGACGCTGATGATGGTGTTCCAGGCTGCCGCCTCGCTGTCACAGCTCGCCTTCGGCCGGCTCGCCGATCGCGGGCATGCACGGGCGCTGCTAGTGGCCGGGCCGCTCGTAAGCGCGACGGTGTTGAGCCTGATCGGACTCGTGCAACGGCAGGCGTTGCTGGCGGTGGTGCTGGTGTGCGGCGGGCTGGGCGTCGCCGCGTTCCACCCGCCGGGTGCGATGGTCGCGCACACCGCGGGCCGCGCCAGGCCGGGCACCGCGATGAGTGTGTTCGTCACGAGCGGATCGATCGGGTTCGCGCTGTCACCACTGCTCGTGGCCAACGCCGCCGGCCGCTATGGCCTGGGGGCAACGGTGTGGTTCCTGCTGCCCGGCGTCGCCTGCGCGCTGCTCTTTGCGCGTGCGGTGCCGGCGCTGCCGCTCGCGCCTCACCGTCCACACGGCGGCGGTCTCCGCGCGCTGCGCCCACAGGCACGCAACCTGTTCCTGTTGTACCTGCTGGTCGTGCTGCGGACGGTGGTCTCGTTGTCGTTTGCCACCTTCGTGCCCGTGCTGCTGACACGGCAGGGCATGAGCGTTGGAGAAGCCGGTACGGCCATGGCGCTGTATCTCTTCATGTCCGGCATCGGTGGCTTCTGGGGCGGGCGGCTCTCCGACAGCTTCGGCCCTCGGCGCGTGATCGTGTGGTCCCTGCTGCTGGCGACGCCGTTCCTGCTGATGGCCCCACAGACACAGGGCTGGGCGTTTGCCGGTCTGCTTGCGATCGGCGGCCTCTTCCTGCAGTCGACGCTGCCAGTCAACGTCAGCTTCGGGCAGGCACTGGCCCCGCACAGCGCGGCGACCGTCTCGTCCTTGATGATGGGCGTGGCCTGGGGGACGGGCGGCATGCTCGTGCCGGTCACGGGCATGGTGGCTGACGCGCTCGGCCTGCCGACCACGCTGACCATCCTTGCCGTGCTGCCGCTGTGTGCCGCCGCGCTGGCCACCCAGTTGCCCGCGGCGCCACCTCTGCCGATGCACGTCGAGCCCGTCGAGGTGAACGTGGCGGCGATCGATCCGTCGGCCGACGACGACGCCAGAACGAGCGAGCCCGCCTAG
- a CDS encoding class I SAM-dependent methyltransferase, with protein MATIVARQGLGLNEALREAARVSTELRRCAALPRGDAEYRYSQYVSLVHALLAALRRCEMTGATAEAIRAASADARQVHRLSPLCTRLQDWPRGYPGDFETVEYLCEGMNHAPADSFGHAIEAYALRCAAAQQHRNKVEEQAAVVARRLALTTGPVRVLSIGCGGSRDLLALRRHCPDPRATERLSVTLNDSDAGALALSERRLREMGAATRSLAMNVLAAMRMLVRDSQCFDLVLAGGLFDYLDDRTASFVIRTCRRSLLGDGGELFFTNIATGNPYRPWMDHVASWGLIHRSEDDILALAPEGEGSATSVRRDVSGLALLATVNVGWARGLRTA; from the coding sequence ATGGCCACGATTGTCGCGCGTCAGGGGCTGGGGTTGAACGAGGCACTGCGGGAAGCTGCCCGCGTCTCGACGGAACTGCGGCGGTGTGCGGCGCTGCCACGAGGCGACGCCGAGTACCGCTATTCGCAGTACGTATCGCTGGTCCACGCGCTGCTCGCGGCGCTGCGACGCTGCGAGATGACAGGGGCCACGGCGGAGGCCATACGCGCGGCGAGCGCGGATGCGCGGCAGGTCCATCGGCTCTCGCCACTGTGCACACGGCTGCAGGACTGGCCGCGCGGGTATCCGGGCGATTTCGAGACCGTGGAGTACCTGTGCGAGGGCATGAACCACGCGCCCGCGGACTCGTTCGGCCATGCGATCGAGGCCTATGCGCTGCGCTGCGCCGCGGCGCAGCAGCACCGCAACAAGGTGGAGGAGCAGGCGGCGGTCGTCGCGCGCCGGCTGGCGCTGACGACTGGCCCCGTGCGGGTGCTGTCGATCGGGTGTGGAGGCTCGCGGGATCTGCTCGCCCTGCGGCGTCACTGCCCGGACCCGCGCGCGACGGAGCGACTCTCGGTAACCCTGAACGACAGCGATGCCGGCGCGCTCGCGTTGTCGGAGCGCCGCCTGCGCGAGATGGGCGCGGCGACCCGGTCGCTGGCGATGAATGTCCTCGCGGCGATGCGCATGCTCGTGCGCGACAGCCAGTGCTTCGATCTCGTGCTCGCCGGCGGCCTGTTCGATTACCTCGACGACCGCACGGCCTCGTTCGTGATCCGCACCTGCCGGCGGTCGCTCCTGGGTGACGGCGGCGAACTGTTCTTCACGAACATCGCGACAGGCAATCCCTACCGGCCGTGGATGGATCACGTCGCCAGCTGGGGGCTCATCCACCGGTCCGAGGACGACATCCTGGCGCTCGCGCCCGAAGGCGAGGGCAGCGCCACGTCGGTCCGCAGGGACGTCTCCGGCCTCGCGCTGCTGGCAACGGTCAACGTGGGATGGGCCCGCGGCCTCAGGACGGCTTGA